A region from the Salifodinibacter halophilus genome encodes:
- a CDS encoding metalloregulator ArsR/SmtB family transcription factor, translated as MLDLADSTQLMRLLAEPTRLRLLLLLQTESLTVAEMTTVTRLAQSRVSSHLARLREAELVHDEARGNTNLYSVDPIRWPNGVRRFWRFLTESIDDSQLGRDREAAREIVGRRGRAGGWAASVAGRMERQYSPGRTWEALARSFAERLRLGQTLDIASGDGVLAELVAHRAAHISCVDSSQAVIEAARKRLADHANVEFRVADMHALPFDDATFDDVFILHALPYSNRPNIAVGEAARVLNPGGQITLATIARHDNHATVAAYDHVNTGFDPADVDALLSEAGLVTETAEIRAQEARPPYFRLVTASARKQAA; from the coding sequence ATGCTTGATCTAGCCGACAGCACACAGCTGATGCGCTTGTTAGCTGAGCCAACGCGGCTAAGGCTGCTGTTATTGCTGCAGACCGAATCCTTGACGGTCGCCGAAATGACCACGGTCACCCGGCTCGCCCAAAGCCGCGTATCCAGCCATCTGGCTCGACTCCGCGAAGCCGAGCTGGTCCACGACGAGGCACGCGGCAACACCAACCTGTACTCGGTCGACCCGATCCGCTGGCCGAACGGCGTTCGCCGGTTCTGGCGATTTTTAACCGAATCCATCGACGACAGCCAGTTGGGTCGTGACCGGGAAGCCGCGCGTGAAATCGTCGGCCGGCGAGGCCGCGCGGGCGGCTGGGCGGCCTCGGTGGCCGGGCGTATGGAACGCCAGTATTCACCAGGGCGCACCTGGGAAGCTCTGGCACGCTCGTTCGCCGAACGCTTGAGACTGGGGCAAACACTCGATATCGCCTCGGGCGACGGTGTCTTGGCTGAACTGGTCGCCCACCGCGCGGCACATATAAGTTGCGTGGATTCCAGCCAGGCGGTCATTGAAGCCGCCCGCAAACGGCTGGCCGACCACGCCAACGTCGAGTTCCGGGTCGCCGACATGCATGCACTGCCGTTCGACGACGCGACTTTTGACGATGTATTCATATTGCACGCCTTACCTTATAGCAACCGCCCCAATATCGCGGTGGGCGAGGCAGCACGCGTACTAAACCCCGGTGGTCAGATCACACTCGCAACCATCGCACGGCACGACAATCACGCCACCGTGGCCGCCTACGACCACGTCAACACCGGTTTCGATCCAGCCGACGTCGACGCTCTCCTGAGCGAAGCCGGCCTCGTGACAGAAACAGCCGAAATCCGTGCCCAGGAAGCGCGCCCCCCTTATTTCCGCCTGGTTACGGCCAGTGCCCGTAAACAGGCGGCCTGA
- a CDS encoding VTT domain-containing protein → MDQRWLRYIAGVLWLAALVSLFVWFFEGNHTLREVMSLTYRHVVNNPIAPVIYILIYTLRPLTFFPAMWLTLAAGSLFGFLPGLIYALIGENLSANTAYGLARFFRSDRLTPTGDLVRVRTFKRVLREHAFPTVVVLRASYLPFDLVNYACGLLRVAWPAYAGASLIGMLPPMVTFVSFGATVRLPKLLKNPDFSPESLIDATQLEISAGLLVASAVIALWAHRRRRRLATES, encoded by the coding sequence ATGGATCAACGCTGGCTGCGATATATCGCGGGCGTGCTGTGGTTGGCCGCACTCGTAAGTTTATTCGTCTGGTTTTTCGAGGGTAATCATACACTGCGCGAGGTCATGAGTCTGACTTACCGCCACGTGGTGAACAATCCCATCGCACCAGTGATCTATATCCTGATCTACACCCTGCGGCCACTGACGTTTTTCCCGGCGATGTGGTTGACCCTGGCCGCCGGTAGCTTGTTCGGTTTCCTGCCGGGGCTGATCTACGCGTTGATCGGCGAGAATCTGTCGGCCAACACTGCCTACGGGCTGGCGCGGTTCTTTCGAAGTGATCGCCTCACGCCCACCGGCGACCTGGTACGCGTCCGAACCTTCAAGCGGGTACTACGCGAACACGCTTTTCCAACGGTGGTCGTTTTGCGCGCGTCCTATCTGCCGTTCGACCTGGTCAACTACGCCTGCGGATTACTGCGCGTTGCCTGGCCCGCCTATGCCGGCGCCAGTCTCATCGGCATGCTGCCACCGATGGTCACCTTCGTAAGCTTCGGCGCCACGGTCCGCCTCCCGAAGCTATTGAAAAACCCCGACTTTTCCCCCGAATCATTGATCGACGCCACGCAGCTCGAAATATCCGCCGGATTGCTCGTCGCTAGCGCGGTAATCGCTCTGTGGGCCCATCGACGCCGACGCCGACTAGCGACCGAAAGCTAA
- a CDS encoding LysM peptidoglycan-binding domain-containing protein — MRPNRRCNAPSWLGSAALALILAGCAGTHDTSTTKTYSPDSDAATPQVNTATKTQPGSTLKWPAAANLSAPDYDWPSKDQDLWATVRQGFELPGNRARVRVRRWTQFYATHTDHLKASLRRARPWLYHVMALVEKRNMPSEMALLPIVESGYNPEATSYAGASGLWQVMPGTAKHLDLARNRWYDERDDPFAATRAALTYLQNLRKRYDGDWLLALAAYNAGPGTIDAALAKAERDDKPANYWHLDLSKEASNYVPKLLAVRWIMCAPSKFGINWPTLANKPRTKLVKLPAQVELSIAANMAGISTSRLAQLNPDLQRQRSRPNDGQLIVPTAKAATLRSKLASAAPSQLVKQRGNRYRVHKGDALSSIARRFGVSTAALRRANGLANNRIRTGQTLRIPGDADKQSKPSKQRMRRYTVQSDDTLWRIAHTNDTSVAAIRRANRDLGSNIHPGQTISIPTSSSSTTKPTQVVVQDGDTLWSIAHQNQVSVAKLRRWNQLNPDDALQPGQTLAMGGSASIPNYYTVKSGDSLWSIADRFSMHVSTLKRLNDIGGRAAIQPGQRLRLQPAASG; from the coding sequence ATGCGTCCTAACCGGCGGTGTAACGCGCCGTCATGGCTCGGTAGCGCGGCGCTGGCGCTCATACTCGCCGGCTGTGCCGGTACGCACGACACGTCGACAACCAAGACGTACAGCCCAGACTCGGATGCTGCTACCCCGCAAGTCAACACAGCGACAAAAACCCAACCCGGAAGTACGCTCAAATGGCCAGCCGCGGCCAATCTCAGTGCACCGGACTACGACTGGCCGAGCAAAGACCAGGACCTATGGGCGACGGTGCGCCAAGGCTTCGAGTTGCCCGGCAATCGCGCGCGGGTGCGCGTGCGTCGCTGGACGCAGTTTTACGCCACACATACTGACCATCTCAAAGCATCATTGCGGCGCGCCCGGCCATGGCTGTATCACGTCATGGCGCTGGTTGAGAAACGCAACATGCCAAGCGAGATGGCACTGTTACCGATCGTGGAAAGCGGCTATAACCCGGAAGCGACTTCCTACGCCGGCGCGAGCGGGTTGTGGCAGGTGATGCCAGGTACAGCTAAGCATCTCGACCTAGCACGCAACCGTTGGTACGACGAGCGCGATGACCCGTTCGCCGCGACCCGGGCAGCGCTGACCTATCTGCAAAACCTTCGCAAACGCTACGATGGCGATTGGCTACTCGCACTCGCCGCCTACAATGCCGGTCCCGGTACGATCGACGCCGCGCTGGCAAAAGCGGAACGCGACGACAAACCCGCCAATTATTGGCACCTTGATCTATCCAAGGAAGCCAGCAACTACGTACCGAAACTACTCGCGGTACGCTGGATCATGTGTGCGCCCTCGAAGTTTGGTATTAACTGGCCAACGCTAGCCAACAAGCCTCGGACGAAGTTGGTCAAACTGCCAGCACAGGTCGAACTATCCATTGCAGCCAACATGGCCGGCATATCGACCAGTCGACTGGCCCAGCTCAACCCGGATCTCCAGCGCCAGCGCTCACGGCCGAATGATGGCCAGCTGATTGTACCGACGGCCAAAGCCGCCACGCTTCGCTCAAAACTCGCCTCGGCCGCCCCATCCCAGTTAGTTAAACAGCGTGGCAACCGCTATCGCGTCCACAAAGGCGACGCACTCAGCAGCATCGCGCGTCGCTTCGGCGTCAGCACGGCTGCCTTGCGCCGCGCCAACGGACTCGCCAATAACCGGATTCGCACCGGGCAAACATTGCGCATACCAGGCGACGCCGACAAACAGTCCAAACCAAGCAAACAACGGATGCGCCGTTACACCGTGCAATCTGACGATACGCTCTGGCGCATCGCCCACACCAATGACACTAGCGTGGCCGCAATTCGACGCGCTAACCGCGATCTCGGATCGAACATCCATCCCGGACAGACGATCAGTATTCCGACGTCCAGCAGCAGCACCACGAAGCCAACGCAAGTGGTCGTACAAGACGGTGATACGCTGTGGTCGATCGCCCACCAGAACCAAGTCAGCGTTGCCAAGCTACGCCGCTGGAATCAATTGAATCCAGACGACGCGTTGCAGCCCGGCCAAACGCTGGCCATGGGCGGCAGCGCCTCGATACCTAATTACTATACGGTGAAATCAGGTGATTCACTGTGGTCGATCGCCGATCGTTTTTCGATGCACGTATCGACCCTCAAACGCTTAAACGATATCGGCGGGCGTGCCGCAATCCAGCCCGGACAGCGGCTGCGGCTCCAGCCCGCCGCATCCGGTTGA
- the dnaQ gene encoding DNA polymerase III subunit epsilon, which translates to MRQIVLDTETTGMDAAQGHRIIEIGCVELNNRRPTDNDLHMYIRPDCAVDPGAVEVHGITDEFLADKPSFDEIAPRLVDYLADAELVIHNAPFDLAFLDAELKRVDDGHRALADSRSIVDTLVDARERFPGQRNSLDALCKRFEVDNTNRSHHGALLDARLLADVYRAMTGGQIDFGLIDQTEASESGEMAADTALTGVLERAARRPRVVQASEAEVATHDALVSGLERRTGQTSAWRSVATGASNTTEH; encoded by the coding sequence ATGCGCCAGATCGTGCTCGACACCGAAACCACCGGCATGGATGCGGCACAGGGCCATCGCATCATCGAAATCGGCTGTGTTGAATTAAACAATCGTCGGCCCACTGACAACGATCTGCATATGTATATCCGGCCGGACTGTGCGGTCGACCCGGGTGCTGTCGAAGTACACGGCATAACGGACGAGTTCCTCGCCGATAAGCCGAGCTTTGACGAGATTGCGCCGAGGCTCGTGGATTATCTTGCCGATGCCGAGCTTGTCATTCACAACGCACCTTTCGACCTGGCTTTTCTGGACGCGGAGTTAAAGCGTGTCGACGATGGCCACCGGGCGCTGGCTGACAGTCGATCCATCGTCGATACGCTGGTCGACGCGCGCGAACGTTTCCCGGGCCAGCGCAATTCGCTCGATGCGCTATGCAAACGCTTTGAGGTCGACAATACCAATCGGTCGCACCACGGGGCGTTGCTCGACGCACGTCTGCTAGCCGATGTTTATCGGGCGATGACCGGCGGCCAGATCGACTTTGGCCTAATCGATCAGACCGAGGCGTCCGAATCGGGTGAGATGGCGGCTGACACCGCACTCACTGGCGTACTGGAACGCGCTGCCCGGCGGCCGCGTGTTGTGCAAGCGTCCGAGGCAGAAGTGGCTACCCACGACGCGTTGGTATCCGGGCTCGAGCGTCGGACCGGCCAGACATCTGCTTGGCGTTCGGTTGCCACGGGGGCATCAAATACAACCGAACATTGA
- the rnhA gene encoding ribonuclease HI, producing MQEVVIYTDGACRGNPGPGGWGALLEAGDAQRELCGGEPETTNNRMELTAAVEALNALKTACVVELYTDSNYVRQGITTWLAGWKRNGWRTAAKKPVKNADLWQALDAACQRHTITWHWVKGHAGNAGNEAADALANRGIDTLGADATEQTVKY from the coding sequence ATGCAAGAGGTTGTGATCTACACCGACGGTGCCTGCCGGGGCAATCCAGGCCCTGGAGGTTGGGGCGCACTGCTGGAGGCGGGCGATGCGCAGCGTGAATTATGCGGTGGTGAGCCGGAAACGACTAATAATCGCATGGAGTTGACGGCTGCAGTCGAGGCGCTGAACGCACTGAAAACGGCTTGCGTGGTCGAACTCTACACGGACTCGAACTATGTGCGCCAGGGCATCACGACCTGGCTGGCAGGGTGGAAACGAAACGGTTGGCGGACCGCCGCTAAGAAGCCGGTCAAGAATGCGGATTTGTGGCAAGCGTTGGATGCGGCCTGTCAGCGTCACACAATTACTTGGCACTGGGTCAAAGGTCATGCCGGCAATGCTGGCAACGAGGCTGCTGATGCGCTGGCCAATCGCGGCATCGACACTTTGGGCGCCGATGCGACCGAGCAAACGGTTAAATACTAA
- the gloB gene encoding hydroxyacylglutathione hydrolase, producing the protein MNVVAVPVLSDNYVWIAGSGPVIVVDPGAAGPVADYLQQHELDVAAYFITHHHGDHIGGLVELSADHPAPIYAPAEAANQIGRVDYTITAGDQVRVDALGAAFDVIGVPGHTLGHVAFHGEGVLFCGDALFRAGCGRVFEGRFDQMRAGLARLRQLPDDTAVCGGHEYTEKNLAFAAKVEPDNEQITRVQQMVATSRAHGEPSLPGRLDEERAINPFLRWDQPHVTAAAAARDDIDTTDADAVFASIRRWKDAS; encoded by the coding sequence ATGAACGTTGTCGCTGTGCCGGTTTTGTCCGATAACTACGTCTGGATCGCCGGGAGCGGACCGGTGATTGTGGTCGACCCCGGCGCTGCTGGGCCAGTTGCCGACTACTTACAGCAACACGAGCTCGATGTCGCGGCTTATTTTATAACCCATCATCACGGCGACCACATCGGCGGACTTGTCGAGCTGTCGGCCGACCATCCAGCGCCCATCTACGCGCCAGCTGAAGCAGCCAACCAGATCGGCCGTGTCGATTACACCATAACGGCGGGCGACCAGGTGCGCGTCGATGCGCTCGGCGCCGCTTTCGACGTGATCGGCGTCCCCGGCCATACCCTTGGACATGTTGCATTTCACGGCGAGGGCGTACTGTTCTGCGGCGACGCGCTTTTTCGCGCCGGCTGCGGCCGTGTTTTCGAAGGCCGATTCGATCAGATGCGAGCCGGATTGGCACGCCTGCGCCAACTACCGGACGATACGGCCGTCTGCGGCGGCCACGAATACACTGAAAAAAATCTGGCTTTTGCGGCCAAGGTCGAACCTGATAATGAGCAGATTACGCGCGTGCAACAAATGGTGGCAACGAGCCGAGCACACGGTGAGCCATCACTTCCCGGCAGGCTCGACGAGGAGCGCGCGATCAATCCGTTTCTACGCTGGGATCAACCGCACGTCACAGCGGCAGCCGCGGCGCGCGACGACATCGACACTACCGACGCCGACGCTGTGTTCGCCAGCATTCGGCGCTGGAAAGATGCGTCCTAA
- a CDS encoding enoyl-ACP reductase, whose amino-acid sequence MGFLAGKKAVVTGIASDRSIAYGIANALAEQGASLILTYQGDKLADRVGKIGAQLGAEAVLPLDVARDEDIDTLFDSVAEYWSQIDILVHAIGFAPREALAGGYLDSISRDASNVAHDISAYSFAALAKSARPMLSDNASLITMTYLGSERAMPGYNIMGPAKASLEANMRFIAADLGPSGVRVNAISAGPIKTLAASGIEGFRDLLTRAADMAPLQRNVTQAEIGNTAAFLGSDLASGITGEVLYVDAGYNMVGAAHTANE is encoded by the coding sequence ATGGGATTTTTAGCCGGTAAAAAAGCCGTCGTCACCGGCATCGCCAGCGATCGCTCGATCGCTTACGGTATCGCGAACGCCCTGGCCGAGCAGGGCGCGTCGCTGATTTTGACTTATCAAGGCGACAAACTGGCCGACCGGGTCGGGAAGATCGGGGCGCAACTTGGCGCCGAAGCCGTTTTGCCATTGGATGTCGCGCGCGATGAGGACATCGACACACTCTTCGACAGTGTAGCCGAGTACTGGTCGCAGATTGACATCCTGGTCCACGCCATCGGTTTCGCACCGCGCGAGGCGCTGGCCGGCGGCTATTTGGACAGCATTTCACGCGACGCCTCAAATGTCGCCCACGACATCAGCGCCTACAGTTTCGCAGCACTCGCCAAATCCGCGCGCCCCATGCTCAGCGACAATGCATCACTGATCACCATGACCTATCTCGGTTCTGAGCGCGCCATGCCGGGTTACAACATCATGGGGCCGGCCAAAGCCAGTCTCGAGGCGAACATGCGCTTTATCGCTGCTGATCTCGGCCCATCCGGCGTTCGCGTCAACGCCATTTCCGCCGGACCGATCAAGACCCTGGCCGCCTCCGGTATCGAAGGTTTTCGCGACCTACTGACCCGCGCGGCTGATATGGCGCCGCTACAGCGCAACGTTACCCAGGCCGAGATCGGCAATACTGCGGCATTCCTAGGCTCCGATCTAGCGTCGGGGATTACCGGTGAAGTCCTCTACGTCGACGCTGGCTACAACATGGTGGGTGCAGCACATACCGCGAACGAGTAA